A section of the Triticum dicoccoides isolate Atlit2015 ecotype Zavitan chromosome 7A, WEW_v2.0, whole genome shotgun sequence genome encodes:
- the LOC119328848 gene encoding ubiquitin-like modifier-activating enzyme 5, whose product MEEELHALLRDLDALKQLPDPASIDRMRDRVVKMMGPSGAAAATRSKIKDMSAEVLDSNPYSRLMALQRMGIVDNYERIRDYSVAIVGVGGVGSVAGEMLTRCGIGRLLLYDYDTVELANMNRLFFRPDQVGMTKTDAAVQTLSEINPDVVLESYSLNITTVKGFETFLGSLKARSSNGRSTGVDLVLSCVDNYEARMVVNQACNELRQTWMESGVSEDAVSGHIQLLVPGETACFACAPPLVVASGVDERTLKRDGVCAASLPTTMGVVAGLLVQNSLKYLLKFGQVSPYLGYNSLKDFFPTMEMRPNPQCSNPACLERQKEYMQSKPARDAAAKAKMEAEASAAIEYPVHVDNEWNISVLDDSDTATSSVQRAATDILPEGLVRELPDEDSYVEPPAAPASSGAIDDDLEELQRQLDALNSS is encoded by the exons ATGGAGGAGGAGCTGCACGCGCTGCTGCGCGACCTCGACGCGCTCAAGCAGCTCCCCGACCCCGCCTCCATCGACCGG ATGCGAGATCGCGTGGTGAAGATGATGGGCCCGTCCGGCGCCGCTGCCGCCACCCGGTCGAAGATCAAG GACATGAGCGCGGAGGTGCTGGACAGCAACCCCTACAGCAGGCTCATGGCGCTGCAGCGGATGGGGATCGTCGACAACTACGAGCGCATCCGCGACTACTCTGTCGCCATTGTG GGTGTAGGTGGTGTTGGTAGTGTCGCTGGTGAGATGCTCACTAGATGTGGAATTGGACGCCTCTTGCTATATGACTATGACACAGTTGAGCTGGCTAACATGAATAGGTTGTTCTTCCGACCGGACCAG GTTGGAATGACCAAGACTGATGCTGCTGTGCAGACACTTAGCGAAATAAATCCCGATGTCGTATTGGAG AGTTATTCGTTGAATATCACTACAGTGAAAGGATTTGAAACATTTTTGGGAAGTCTCAAAGCCAGGAGCTCTAACGGGCGCAGCACTGGAGTTGATCTTGTTTTGAGCTGTGTTGATAACTATGAAGCTCGTATGGTTGTCAATCAG GCTTGCAATGAGCTTCGCCAAACATGGATGGAATCTG GTGTGTCTGAAGACGCTGTTTCTGGTCATATACAGCTATTGGTTCCTGGTGAAACTGCATGCTTTGCATGTGCTCCTCCATTG GTTGTAGCATCAGGAGTGGACGAGCGTACACTTAAGCGAGATGGTGTTTGTGCTGCTTCTTTGCCAACTACAATG GGTGTTGTTGCTGGACTGCTGGTCCAGAATTCTCTGAAATATCTGTTGAAGTTTGGTCAAGTTTCCCCTTACTTG GGATATAATTCACTTAAGGATTTTTTCCCGACAATGGAAATGAGACCAAATCCACAATGTTCAAACCCAGCATGTCTTGAGAGACAG AAAGAATATATGCAATCAAAACCTGCTAGAGATGCAGCGGCAAAGGCTAAGATGGAAGCTGAAGCATCCGCAGCAATTGAATACCCGGTTCACGTGGATAACGAGTGGAACATTAG TGTTCTTGATGATAGTGACACGGCAACGTCAAGCGTTCAAAGGGCTGCAACAG ACATCCTTCCAGAAGGCCTTGTCCGTGAACTTCCAGATGAAGATTCCTACGTGGAGCCACCTGCTGCACCAGCTAGCTCCGGTGCTATCGACGACGATCTCGAGGAGCTCCAGCGGCAACTCGACGCTCTAAACTCATCTTGA